The genomic region GATTTTGATCCAAATAAATATATGATCAtcaaataattaaaaaaataaataaatcatattgGAAAATTCTGTTCATAATATTACAATAGTTGACATTACCAAGGAAGCTGTCTGTATTTGCACTGGTACCATATGAGTGCAGCCACAGCAACAATCAGACAGAGAATAACAACGAGTAGAGCCCAACAGGCAGCAGAGTTCtctgtgaagagagaggagatacaattaATATAACAAACAGTCTTCATTTACAATGACATGTAATCTTGTTTCCATAGCAACCACAATGGCTCTGATGCAAACGCTTCCTGCAGAAAGCAACGAGATAATACCAGGTTATAAGACGTACACATGCAGTAAGAGATAAGTGTGTATCATGACCATCTTAGTTGGTGGTTATACAGTACCTTCCTATAGAAAGGGTAATGAGGCCATAAGTCTGATATTAACACATGAAGTGAAAGATAAGTGAGCATCTTGCTCAACTTTGTTATCCATGCTACATCACATTTCTCAACCTCATATACGTGTGTTTTATGTGTATACCAGGAAAGCCTGTATATTTATCAGACACATTTCCCTATGGGACAATAAAGTATTCAATAAATCAGGCAATCAATCAATTATAAGCAACTAGtatgaatagtgtgtgtgtgtgtgtgtgtgtgtgtgtgtgtgtgtgtgtgtgtgtgtgtgtgtgtgtgtgtgtgtgtgtgtgtgtgtgtgtgtgtgtgtgtgtgtgtgtgtgtgtgtgtgtgtgtgtgtgtgtgtgtgtgtgtgtgtgtgtgtgtgtgtgtgtgtgtgtgtctgtgtctgtgtgtctgtgtgtgtgtgtgtgtctcaggtgcaTCTCAGGTGCATCTCACCAGAGGATATGTGTACATTGAGGGAACCAGTTGCTCGTCCGTAGGGGTTGGAGGCCTCACAGACATAGAGACCATTCAGCTCAGAGCTGAGACTGAGGAAGTGCAGTATGTCTCCCTCTGCTCTCACTGAAGACCCAGGCCATGGCTGGGCCactctgagggggagagagagagaaggagaggggctgagagtatgtgtgtgactgtgtgtgtgtgtgtgtgttaaagacaAAGGCATGATTTGGCTGCCAGCATAATTCAACAACTGTCCTTTAGCTAATTTAGATATCATGTCTTAACAAGTGcagataacatttacatttaaactGGTTTGAACTAGTTTAGGAGTGAGTACCTGCTCCAGGTGTAGCTGGGTTGTGGGTTGCCATCTGCTACACATAGGAAGACTGTGGTTTTAGAGGCCTCACTAAAGGTAACGTTCACTGTCTGAGGTGGAtctatatgagagagagagagagagagagagagagagagagagagagagagagagagagagaaagcactgGCTCTGTATTAATACATACACAGCATGAGTCCATTCCACATGTTTATGAAGTTACTTCCCTCAGGTCATCTGCCACCATTATCTTTCAGTCCAGGCTTCCTGCTTGTTCATGCCCAATAACGCCTGTATTCACTCTTGATCAGATTACAATGGTGGCAGGACCCCACCCTTCTTTGTGTGTCCCACTGACCTCGGTATGTCCAGCTGTCCTATGCACTCTTGGCCTTGCTTTGGTTTCCTGGCCATTATGTCTGTTATTTCTTGGTTTCCTGTTCataccagaatggcaaatgcactctaagTGTGTCCTCTTCCCTCTTGTGGTCTAATGTACATCTTTGCTCTACAGTATTATGTTTGTCCCTATATGTACTGTTTGCTCCCACACTACTctattctttattttactattattattactatcctgatgcctagtcacttgaCCCTgctttcatgtacatatctacctcaactacctcgtacctctgtacattgatctggtactggtactccttgcaTATAGCTCAATTCTTGCATATTTTGttttattcctcttgtgttaGTTACTAttgaatttattttttaaactctgcatcgttgggaaaggattttaagcaagcatttcactgtaaagcctacaccagttgtattcggcgtatgtgaTAAGCAACATTTAATTTGCTTTGatttgagagacagagaaagtgaaacAGAGAGGTGATTACAGTTACTGCAGGTATAGAATGTAAAAAGACCTACACTCACACACCAATACCAAGACAGCTATATTACAACTATAACAATGACAGGAGTGGAACTTTAATCCACAGATTTGTTtgattttaattgaacctttgtttaacgaggcaagtcagttaagaagaaattattatttacaattacggcctcggaacagtgggttaactgccttgttcaggggcagaacgacagatgtttaccttgtcagctcagggattcaatctagcaatctttcagttactggcccaacgctcagaTGAGGCAAAACCTTATCTTCCTTCATTTCAGTTTGATTACTTTCAGTAGAGGAGCGGTACAATGAAAGCCTTGTAAAGGTCCATACCACTCTGTGCCTCAGAACTATGTTTAAGCTAAAGAAAATAACAGTTATTACGGGGCAAGATCAAAGGCTTTCCTCTGTGCAAATGGTTTTACCtggaacctaaaatggttctacctggaaccaaatggattctacctggaactaatagggggttattcaaagggttctcctattttgacaaaaaaaaacatttttggttCAAGGATAGCACCTTATTTTCTAAGaatgtatagacagacagggactGGTTAGAGTGGCTACTAGGCTACAGCCAGTGAAGACAGTGACACTCTAtacttacagtggatgtctatagTCTATGACAGTGATAGTGGAATATATATTTGCAGTGGATGTCTATAGTGAAGGAGAGTGCTAGTATAATATATACTTATGTTAGATGTATATGGTGTAGGACAGTGGTAGTAGAATATATTTACAGTGTCTGTCTATAGGGTAGGGCAGTAGTAGTGGAGTATAtacttacagtggatgtctaaGTTGTAGTTGTAGCTCCTTTCTGTTGCCAGGGCAGACTGGTTGACCACACACTGGACCTGCTGCTGATTGGCTGCTCTGGTTGGCAACCCGAGCAGGTGGCTGAGTACTGTGGTGGTTCCGTTGGTGTGCTGTGTGAAGTTAGTCACTGTCCTCAACAAACTGCCAAATGTACCTGACTTCCACTTCACATCTGCCTGTGGCTTGGCACCAGCAGCCACACAGGTTGCCAAGACAACCTCATTTTCCCCAGTGACAGGAGGAACATCAACTGTCACACTCACTACTGGAGGAACTGTGGccagaaacaaacaaacagagaacagaaaaaaaaacagagaaCAGAAAACATAAACAAGTCACTCATTGTAAATGTTGAACTATACATGGAACTACCAAAACAGACCTCACATCACACGAAATGCTCATGTTATATGTCCAACAAACTTTAAATAAACCATATCATGTTCTCTATCTTGCCAATTGCATTATACATTAGTAGCAACACATTTACTGTATTGTAGGTTTAGGCAAAGACAGTTTTAACAGGTTTCAGCTCACCTTGATGAGAGTTACCTGCACCTGAGGGATTAAGtttcacacacacatcccaaaATCTGTTTTTCAGCTTCAGCAGTTCCACTGAAAATCATTCACAGCCCAGTGATTATACTGTTAAGGAATGCAGGATATAATGGTGTATTCTCTATATTCCAACATCTGTTCCACCATTAGGTAAACTATTAATGCCCGTACTCTCCTGGTTTACAGCTTGAGTAAGAGAATACACTCTCAGAAAGGAAGATGCTACGTACAACCACATAGAGTTCTTTAGTTGTCCCCATATGGGATCCCTTTTTTGGTCTACCTAGAACCCTCTATGTAGGGTTCTTCCATAGAATTACGAATTAGAATTGGATATCTATGGGTTCTTCATAGATCCCCCTTTAAATGGTTTTGCCAAGAACCCTCTGTAAATAATACAATCTATTTTAAAATGGtgtattgtcacatacactggaAAATTGCAGTGAGATTTGATGTTTttcagggtcagccatagtagtacagcacagctggagcaaattagggttaagtgtcttcCTCAACCAGAATGAAGATATCCAACAATTGGAACTTTTAATCACCTACGACATGCAGTTTAGAAAGACTGCCAGGTCAGGCAAATTTGATAAAATATCTACCTAAATAATCTAAACTGGAACTACTGTCTCAGTAACGGGCGCTATAAATCCAACTATTAAAAGATGGGAAAAAAATGACAATATTTGTCTCAATTTTTCCAGTGTAGCATAAGGTTAATCAACTAATCAATTCAGgtacaaaaacacagatattgaaacaaacaaatCTATCTGCAATAGAcaatgctgggaaatatgataatgatgggcatGGTTTTGGGGTGTTTagtcttctccaagctctgatgctgctgaaggtcattagtagcctaccaaacgtgTTTACTGCTTGGTACTCTGCACACTATTGTCcatctaatcactctgacatcattgcAAAGGTAATTGAAAATCTATTCAAACACATTtcaataggctatgcaattgcatgagaaaacagttttgatggcctctattaaaaagggAAGGAGGTATCCCATCAGCTTTTTATAGGCTAGAccaatggtgtaaagtacttaataaTACAAGTATTTCCTTTACTCCACTaccttcctaaagaaaataatgtacattttactccataaaaaaaaacatttttcctGGCAGCTAAAGGTACTCCTTACATTTAAAATGCTCAAGCAGGACAGAATTATGGCACCTATCAATATAACGctttgtcatccctactgcctctgatctggcagactcacaaaACACAACTAACGTGTTTGTAAATTACATCTGTGTGTGCACCTGTCTGTCCCTAATTAAAAATAAGAAGAAGACTGTGCCCTCTGGTTTGCTAAAAATAAGGAATAtgatgtatagcatttactttGACAATTCAGTACTTTTTATACCActgtacttaagtatatttaactTGTAACCTATATTTAGttgaacctttattgaactaggcaagtcagtaaagaacaaattattatttacaatgacggcctacccctgccaaacccagagtgcacctccctatgggactcccaatcacggccagatgtgatgcagcctggattcgaatcaggttctgcagtgacgcctcttgcactgaggtgCAGTGTCTTGATTcaatgcgccactcgggagcccaaagtGATGTGTGCTTattatatacgtatacatacatatacatttacgtacacagtatgttttacattagttattttgtgttcaacccctcccatcaatCTCTTAACCCCATTtatattggatttctatttgctaAATATTTTTCAACTGTTCTGTGATGTTTCAGTTCTGAACCTTTCAATTCTCATTGTTTCTACAGATTATACATTGAAAATACAATGTTTACTGacagtattattatattactgatcaattgactatgacttttcagatcatccagtagtgctatctgcagagttagctccaggttaatattgcaattcttcagccattcctggacctgtgaccaaaaacaagctacatatggacagtatcaaaacaaaatatttaatgattctgtctcttcgcagcaaaatatgcagagctgggaaggttgtatcccccatataaaGAGCATTAttttggttgcaagaattttgtataataatttaaa from Oncorhynchus masou masou isolate Uvic2021 chromosome 29, UVic_Omas_1.1, whole genome shotgun sequence harbors:
- the LOC135519116 gene encoding nectin-3-like; translation: MLLMLSFVILLIIQRDTESTRVIGGWRTVLLGEDVDLSCRLIETDEELEQITWQKRTLEETQNHNFMLINLDGVTKFIAPNGLTGRVQFTGNPSENLGSIRITAVRLLDEGTFTCIFSVFPSGAYTIEIPLTVLVPPVVSVTVDVPPVTGENEVVLATCVAAGAKPQADVKWKSGTFGSLLRTVTNFTQHTNGTTTVLSHLLGLPTRAANQQQVQCVVNQSALATERSYNYNLDIHYPPQTVNVTFSEASKTTVFLCVADGNPQPSYTWSRVAQPWPGSSVRAEGDILHFLSLSSELNGLYVCEASNPYGRATGSLNVHISSENSAACWALLVVILCLIVAVAALIWYQCKYRQLPWSPITANQQFQATPQVDEDEPGTSGF